DNA sequence from the Pseudomonas tritici genome:
CATGTATCTACATAAGTCGACTTGGCCGACCGGGATGGCTGCGATACCATCCGGTTCCCCAACGGACTCCGCCAGGACGACGCGATGAACCGAGTGTTGTACCCAGGTACCTTCGACCCGATTACCAAAGGCCATGGCGATCTGGTCGAACGCGCCTCACGCTTGTTCGACCATGTGATCATCGCGGTCGCGGCCAGCCCCAAGAAAAACCCGCTGTTTCCCCTGGAACAGCGCGTGGAGCTGGCGCGTGAGGTCACCAAACACCTGCCCAACGTGGAAGTGGTGGGCTTTGCCACACTGCTGGCGCACTTCGCCAAAGAGCAGAACGCCAATGTGTTCCTGCGTGGCCTGCGCGCGGTGTCGGACTTCGAATATGAATTCCAGCTGGCTAACATGAACCGCCAATTGGCGCCGGACGTGGAAAGCCTGTTCCTCACGCCGTCGGAACGTTATTCGTTCATTTCCTCGACGTTGGTCCGTGAAATTGCCGCTTTGGGCGGCGATATTACCAAGTTCGTGCACCCGGCCGTGGCCGATGCGCTGACACTGCGCTTCAAGAAATAAGACCGCTGAATCGGCGCCTGCTCGCACTGCGGGCGCCAATGCGGCACAATTGCGCGCATTAGTTTTCAGATGCCTTGGCTGACAGCCCTGGCAGGAGTTTCCATGTCCCTGATCATCACCGACGATTGCATCAACTGCGACGTCTGCGAACCCGAGTGCCCGAACGCCGCGATTTCCCAAGGCGAAGAGATCTACGTGATCGACCCTAACCTGTGCACCCAGTGCGTCGGCCACTATGACGAACCTCAGTGCCAGCAAGTGTGCCCGGTAGATTGCATTCCGCTGGATGAAGCCCATCCGGAGACGGAAGAGCAGTTGATGGAGAAGTACCGGAAGATTACCGGTAAGGCTTGAGCTTTTTCAGGGCCTGGAAGGGCCTCATCGCAGGCAAGCCAGCTCCCACATTGGATGTGTGAACACATTCAAATGTGGGAGCAGACAGGCCTGAGATGGCGATTTCAGCCATCACACAGGTTCAGCGCTGACACTTGGGGCAAAACACACTCGCCCGCTGCCCCAGCACCACATTGCGCAACTCAGTCCCGCAGACCTTGCACGCCTCGCCGCCGCGGCCATAAACGAACAGCTCCTGTTGGAAATACCCCGGCTGCCCATCACCGCCGATAAAGTCCCGCAGCGTCGTACCACCGCGCTCGATAGCGGCGGCCAGGATGCGCTTGATCTCAATCGCCAGCTTCAAATAACGCGCTCGCGAAATGCCGTCCGCCTCGCGACGCGGATCGATCCCCGCTGCAAACAGCGCTTCCGTCGCGTAAATATTGCCCACGCCCACCACCACCGCGTTGTCCATGATGAACGGCTTCACCGCCATCGACCGTCCACGGGACAGTTGAAACAAGCGATCGCCATCAAACAGGTCCGTCAGCGGCTCTGGCCCCAGGCGAATCAACAGCTCATGGTTGTGCGGGTCCTGGCTCCACAGCATCGCGCCGAAACGCCGCGGGTCGGTGTAACGCAGGGCCAGGCCGGATTCGAGCTCGATATCCACATGCTCATGCTTGGCGGCCGGCATGCCGACTTCCACCAGGCGCAGGTTGCCCGACATGCCCAGATGGCTGATCAGGGTGCCCACTTCGGCATTGATCAACAGGTACTTGGCCCGCCGCTCCACCAGCACGATGCGCTGCCCGGACAGGCGCACATCAAGGTCTTCCGGGATCGGCCAGCGCAGGCGCCGTTCACGCACCACCACACGGCTGACGCGCTGGCCTTCCAAGTGCGGTGCAATGCCGCGCCGGGTGGTTTCGACTTCTGGTAACTCGGGCATGTGTACCTCGTGAAGGAAGGGTCAGTGCGCGCCCAGCTCGCGGATCGACAACTTCATGCTCTCGAAGTCGTAGTCCGACAGCCCCACGTAGTCCAGCACCAGGTGGCCGATGGTATTCCACTCATGGTCGACCGCCTGGTTGCCCAGCACGCGGTAGGACGAGCAGACGTGCTCGGCCATTTTCAGGATCGCCAGCAGGTTTTTCAGTTGGGAATTGCGCGACGACTCATCGCTGAAAATCGCCAGGGCATTGTGGTGGTTGGCGATGGCATCGGTTACATGTTCCGGCAGGCGCCAGGACTTGGCGGTGTAGTAACCCACCACCGCATGGTTGGTGTTGAACGCGTTGTTCTCGGTGTCGACCACGCGGGAGTCGGGGCCGGCGTTGGCGTATGCCTGTTCCAGCACCGTCATATAGTTGGGGAAGCGCTTGAGCATCAGCGGCACGCCGCAATCGTGGAACAGGCCCAAGGCATATGCCTCGTCTACGGCTTGCGACCCGGTGCGCTTGGCCAGAGTGAGGCAAGTCATGGCCACATCCTGGGCGGTGTCCCAGAAGCGGTTGAGGGTGACGATGGTGTCGTCGCTCATCTCGCCTTTGATCGACAAGGCGTTGATCAGGTTGATGATAGAACGGCTGCCCAGCAGGTTCACTGCGCGCTGGATCGAGGCGATCTTGTTGCTGAGGCCGTAATAGGACGAATTGACAATCTTCAGCAGCGCGCCGGACAGGCCCGGGTCCTGGGAGATCAACCGCGCGATCACCTCCAGGTCCGGGTCGGGCATGTACTGCTCCATCTGCAAATCCACCATGATCTGCGGTTGAGGCGGCACGCTGATGCCTTGCAAGGTCTGCTGGATCTGTTCGGCGGAAAGCTCTTGGGACATAAGTACATACTCCGGGCTAGGCGGGGATTCTAACCCCTATGAAGACTTGACCGACACCTCAAAAACCCGAACTGAAACCCGATTCAATGTGGGAACCGGGTTATGTGGGAGCTGGCTTGCCTGCGATAGCATCTCCTCGCAGTAACAGACATACCGAGTCGCCTGCATCGCGGGCAAGCCCGGCTCCCACAGGGGCATCACAGCCCACATGTCCGGCGGCGTCACAGAGTCCTGTGCAACACGGTATACTCCCGCTCTTTTTTCCGGAGCGACGTCATGTCCCTGCCAAGCCTGCGCCTCAAACCCAACGCTGATCGCCGTTTGCGCAACGGCCACCTGTGGGTCTACAGCAACGAAATCGACGTGGCGGCCACCCCACTTCACGGCTTCCAGGCAGGCGACCAGGCTATCCTGGAAGCAGCCGGCGGCAAGACCCTGGGCATCGTGGCCATGAGCCCGAACAACCTGATCTGCGCCCGCCTGCTGTCGCGCGACATCAAGCTGCCTTTGGACAAGTCGCTGCTGGTGCACCGGATCAACGTGGCGCTGTCACTGCGTGATCGCCTGTTCGACAAGCCGTTCTACCGCCTGGTCTACGGCGATTCCGACCTGCTGCCGGGCCTGGTAGTCGACCGTTTCGGCGACATCCTGGTGGTGCAGATCGCTTCGGCGACCATGGAAGCGCATAAGGAAGACGTGATCGCTGCGCTGACCCAAGTGCTCAAGCCGAGCGGCATCCTGTTCAAGAACGACTCCGCCGCGCGCGACGCCGAAGGCCTCAACCGCTACGTCGAAACCGTGTTCGGCCTGGTACCTGAATGGGTCGCCCTGGAAGAAAACGGCGTGAAATTCGAAGCCCCGGTCATCCAGGGCCAGAAAACCGGCTGGTTCTACGACCACCGCATGAACCGCGCCCGCCTGGCCCCGTATGCCAAAGGCAAGCGTGTACTCGACCTTTACAGCTACATCGGCGGCTGGGGCGTGCAAGCAGCAGCTTTCGGCGCCAGTGAAGTGTTCTGCGTCGACGCCTCCGCCTTCGCCCTCGACGGCGTGGAGCGCAACGCGGCACTGAACGGCGTTGCCGAGAAGATGACCTGCATTGAAGGCGACGTCTTCGAAGCCCTCAAAGAGCTGAAAGCCAGCGAAGAACGCTTCGACGTGATCGTCGCTGACCCACCGGCCTTCATCAAACGCAAAAAAGACATGAAAAACGGCGAAGGCGCCTACCGCCGCCTCAACGAGCAAGCCATGCGCCTGCTCAGCAAGGACGGCATCCTGGTCAGCGCGTCGTGCTCCATGCACCTGCCGGAAGACGACCTGCAAAACATCCTGCTGACCAGCGCCCGCCACCTGGATCGCAATATCCAGATGCTAGAGCGTGGTGGCCAGGGTCCGGATCATCCGGTGCACCCGGCGATTGTCGAGACGCGGTATATCAAAAGCATTACGTGCCGGTTGTTGCCCAATAGCTAAGTAACACGCAGATCAAAGGTGGGAGCGGGCTTGCCCGCGATAGCGGTGTATCAGTTACAGATTTTTAATCTGTTACACCGCTATCGCAGGCAAGCCAGCTCCCACATTTTTTTGTGTTGTGCCAGAAGGATTTTTCCTACCGCCGCAAACCACGTGGATCCAAGAGGCCTCCCACAATAGTTTTAATTGAATTCCATTTTTCGCAGACTAGTATCGGTTTCTGGTGTTACTCCGGAAAACAAAAACAATGTCTGGCTCCATGCGCTCCCGCTTCATCCTGATCACCTGCATTTCCCTGATCAGCTTCTTCCCGATCAATATCCTGCTGCCCTCATTCCCCGCCCTGGCCGCCAGGTTCGACACGCCTACCGCAGACGTCGCACTGTCCATCAGCCTGTTCACACTGGTCTTTTCGATCTCTCAATTGGTCGCCGGCCCGTTATCGGATAAATGGGGCCGCAAGGAAGTCCTGATCGGCTGCATCACCCTTTCTATCCTGGGTGCTATCGGTTGCGCGCTGGCGCCGGACTACCTGACCTTCCTGCTGTTTCGCAGCGTCCAGGCAATGGGTTGTGGCTTCTTCGTACTCGGCCACGCACTGGTAGAAGACCTGTTCGACGAACAAGACCGCGCTCGCGTACGACTCTATTACATGACCCTCAGCGGCTCATTTGTCGCGCTGTCACCGCTGATCGGCTCATGGCTGCAAACCACCTTCGACTGGCAAGGCAGCTTCTACGGCTTTGCGCTGATGGCGCTGGGCATGTTGATCCACGCGTTCTGCATCCTGCCGTCCAAGTCCGCCAGCCCGCACCGCGCGCCTGTATCGATCTTCGGCACGCTGAAAGCCGTCGCACGTCATCGCGACTTCCTGCGCTACTGGTGGATCGCAGCGCTGGTGTTTGCCTGCTACTTCGCCCTGATCAGCGTGACACCGCTGATTTTCATGGATGCGTTGAAGCTCTCCGAATACCAGTACGCGCTGGTGCTGATGGTGTACGGCGTGGCCTATTTGCTCGGTGGCGTGGCGGCCTCCTATCTGCAAAAACACATTCCATTGGCCCGGCAAATCAATATCGGTCTCGGATTGTTACTTATCGCGGGGGTGCTGCTGACGCTGATCGTCAGCCTTGATGCCATCAACACCGTGAGCCTGTTGATCCCCATGCTGATCAGCGCACTGGCCGTGACGCTGGTTCGGCCCGCGGCGATTTCAGCGGCGATGCTGCTGTTTTCCAGCAGCGCAGGGACGGCGGCATCGGCGGGGAACAGCATCATGTTCCTGACCGCAGCCGCCAGCAGCGCTGCGCTGGCGCAAACCGGGACTCATTTGTTGTTGACCATCGGCGTGAGCTTCATTGTCTTCAGCCTGTGGGGTTGGATGACAAATGCGCGCTCCTGCGGGTAGACGGCCATTCCCTCCAGCCGCCAGCGGTGTAGAATCGGCCTATTCATCGCCAGTCATCCCCCGGCGGGTTTATGAGCTCAAGGCCAATGCGCACGGCGATCCCGTCACGTTTGCGGCAACTTCCGGACACCAGTGCCATTTTTCGGGTGTTCCAGACGTCAATAGAAGCTCACTCCCCTTTGATACCGATTAGCCGCCCGGAGTGCTCCAATGCCTGATTACCGCTCGAAAACATCCACCCATGGCCGCAACATGGCCGGCGCGCGCGCACTGTGGCGTGCCACGGGGATGAAAGATGACGACTTCAAGAAGCCGATCATCGCGATTGCCAACTCGTTCACTCAGTTCGTACCCGGCCACGTCCACCTCAAGGACTTGGGCCAACTGGTCGCCCGCGAGATCGAGCGCGCTGGCGGCGTAGCCAAGGAATTCAACACCATCGCCGTGGATGACGGCATCGCCATGGGCCACGACGGCATGCTGTATTCCCTGCCGAGCCGCGAGATCATCGCCGACTCCGTGGAATACATGGTCAACGCCCACTGCGCCGACGCCATCGTGTGCATCTCCAACTGCGACAAGATCACCCCTGGCATGTTGATGGCCGCCCTGCGCCTGAACATCCCGGTGATCTTCGTCTCCGGCGGGCCGATGGAAGCCGGCAAGACCAAACTCGCGTCCCACGGCCTCGACCTGGTCGACGCCATGGTGATCGCCGCCGATTCCAGCGCTTCTGACGAGAAGGTTGCGGAATACGAGCGCAGCGCTTGCCCAACGTGCGGTTCGTGCTCCGGCATGTTCACCGCCAACTCGATGAACTGCTTGGTGGAAGCCCTGGGCCTGGCCTTGCCGGGCAACGGCTCGACACTGGCCACTCACAGCGACCGCGAGCAGCTGTTCCTGCAGGCCGGCCGCACCATCGTCGAGCTGTGCAAGCGTTACTACACCGAGAACGATGAATCGGTGTTGCCGCGCAATATCGCGAACTTCAAGGCGTTCGAAAACGCCATGACCCTGGACATCGCCATGGGCGGTTCCACCAATACCATCCTGCATTTGCTGGCCGCGGCCCAGGAAGCCGAGATCGATTTCGACCTGCGCGACATCGACCGTCTGTCCCGTCACGTGCCGCAGCTGTGCAAAGTCGCGCCGAACATCCAGAAGTACCACATGGAAGACGTGCACCGCGCCGGCGGGATCTTCTCGATCCTTGGCTCCCTGGCCCGTGGCGGCCTGCTGCACACCGACCTGCCAACCGTGCACAGCAAGACGCTCGCCGAAGGCATCGCCAAGTGGGACATCACCCAGACTGACGATGAAGCGGTGCATCACTTCTTCAAGGCAGGCCCGGCGGGCATCCCGACGCAAACCGCGTTCAGCCAGTCGACCCGTTGGGACACCCTGGATGACGACCGTGAGAACGGCTGCATCCGCAGTGTCGAGCACGCCTACTCCCAGGAAGGCGGCCTGGCCGTGCTGTACGGCAACATCGCCCTCGATGGCTGCGTGGTGAAAACCGCCGGTGTGGATGAATCCATCCACGTCTTCGAAGGCCGCGCCAAGATCTACGAAAGCCAGGACAGCTCGGTTCGCGGCATCCTCGCCGACGAAGTGAAGGAAGGCGACATCGTGATCATCCGCTACGAAGGCCCGAAAGGCGGCCCGGGTATGCAGGAGATGCTGTACCCGACCTCCTACTTGAAATCCAAAGGCCTGGGCAAAGCCTGCGCGCTGCTGACCGACGGTCGTTTCTCCGGCGGCACGTCGGGCCTTTCCATCGGCCACGCTTCGCCAGAAGCCGCTGCCGGTGGCGCGATCGGCCTGGTGCAGGACGGCGACAAGGTGCTGATCGACATTCCGAACCGTTCGATCAACCTGTTGATCAGCGATGAAGAACTGGCGGCACGCCGGGTCGAGCAGGACAAGAAAGGCTGGAAACCGGTGGAGAAGCGTCCGCGCAAAGTCACCACGGCGTTGAAGGCGTATGCGTTGTTGGCGACCAGTGCCGACAAGGGCGCTGTGCGTAACAAAGCGATGCTCGACGGCCTGTAAGCCTCGCGCATACAAATGCCCCGCCATGTGCGGGGCATTTTTTTGCCTGGCCGAATCTCCAATCTACCGGAGATCAAATGTGGGAGCTGGCTTGCCTGCGATGCAGACACTGCGGTGTACCTGATACACCGGGCGATGCCATCGCAGGCAAGCCAGCTCCCACACTGACCGCACTTCGACTGAAAACGCTTACTGAATATCCTCAGGCTTCACAATCACCCAGTTCTTGTCCGCCGTCACCGGCAGCCCTTCCTTGGCCTGCGCCGCTGCGTGCTTGGCGATCATGCCGTTAAGCTGCGTCATGTACTTGTCCTTGCGGTTGATCCACAGGTGGATGCCGCCTTTGGCTACGTCCACATCGTGAAACAGCATGTAGCCGTCGCTGGTCGGGGTATCGCCGCCGACGATCACCGGTTTTTTCCACTCATCGATATAGGTGAGGATCGCCGCGTGCTTACCGGCCATCCAGGTGGCCGGGGTCCACAGGTAGGGGGTCAGTTCCAGGCCGAGGTTGGCCTTCTCGTCATATTTACCGGCGCTGATCTGTTTGCGCGCGGTGGTCAGCTCGCCGGTCTTGCGATCCTTGAGCAAGGTGGTCACGCCGATGACGTTCTCGGGTTTGACGTTGTAGCCGTACTTCGGATCGGCGGCGACCATGCGCACCAGCTCTTCCGAAGCCGCGGTCATCACATACACCTCGATGCCGTTTTCCATCAGTTTGTTGTACAGCTCGGCCTGGCCGGTGAAGACTTTCGGCGGCTGTACCTCGGATTTTTTCACCACGTCGCCTTCGAAATAGCTGACGGGCACGGGCTTGCCGGAGGCCATCAGCTCATCGACCTGCACCTTGAGCTCCTTGAGGGTAAAACCCGAAAACACTTGGGCGACCCACGGGTAGCAGACCATGTCGTCCACTTCGCAAAGGCGATAGTAGTAACTGAACAGGCTTTCCTTATGGTCGGCGGTGTCTTTGAACGGCATCAGTTTGAGCGATGGATCAAGGCTCTCACGGGTGATCAGGCCCTTGTTTTCCATGTAGGGCAGCAGGGACTCTTCGAGGTCGTAGCGGTAGCTGGTGTTGTCCATGTCGAACACCGCGAAATTACCCTTGTTGGCGTTGGCAGTGATCATTTCATTCAGTTGCTTGGCCGCCGGCGCGGGCCAGTGCTTCAGCTCGGTGGCGGCGAACGCCTGGCTGACGAGTCCGAGGCAGAATGCGGCGGCGAGTAATTTCGGCACGAACTTCATAGGCGTTGTCTCCCTGAGTGAAAGACATCGACGCTAACAAATCCCTGTGACAGTTCCCACTTCGGGCACGACCGTACGCGTCCTGATCCCGTCACACTCATACGCCTGAGCGGCAAATGCTTATTCCAAAAACGACACTGACCATTCCATATCGGTATTAAATCAATATATTTCAAGCTGTTAGGCTTCCCGGTTCGCAATCGCAGGCTCACGCGATTGGCTGCCTTCTCAACGGAGCTCTAATGAATCTGCCCCTGATTCTCAACTTACTGGTGTTCGTGGCCCTGTTGCTGGGCCTGGCACAAACCCGTCGCACACACTGGAGCCTCGCCAAGAAGGTTCTATTCGCCCTGGTTCTCGGCGTGGTGTTCGGCACCGTGCTGCACACGATCTACGGCGATGGTAATCCGGTACTCAAGGCGTCCATCGGCTGGTTTGACCTGGTCGGCAACGGCTACGTGCAACTGCTGCAAATGATCGTGATCCCGCTGGTGTTCGCCTCGATCCTCAGCGCCGTGGCGCGTCTGCACAATGCCTCGTCCCTGGGCAAGATCAGTTTCCTGACCATCGGCACGCTGCTGTTCACCACCGCGATTGCCGCGCTGATCGGTATTGGCCTCACCAACCTGTTCGGCCTCACCGCCGAAGGCCTGGTGGCCGGCACCCAGGAAATGGCACGCCTGCAGGTGATCCAGAGCGATTACGCCGGCAAGGTCGCCGACCTGAATATCCCGCAATTGCTGCTGTCGTTCGTGCCGGCCAACCCGTTCGCCGACCTCGCGCGCGCCAAGCCGACGTCGATTATCAGCGTGGTGATTTTCGCGGCCTTCCTGGGCGTTGCCGCGCTGCAGCTGCTCAAGGATGACGTGGAAAAAGGTCAAAAAGTACTCAACGCCATCGACACCCTGCAAGCCTGGGTGATGCGCCTGGTGCGCCTGGTCATGAAGCTGACGCCCTACGGCGTATTGGCGCTGATGACCAAAGTGGTCGCCGGCTCCAACCTGCAAGACATCATCAAGCTCGGCAGTTTTGTGGTGGTGTCGTACTTGGCGCTGGGCCTGATGTTTATGGTGCACGGCCTGCTGCTGTCTTTAGCCGGGATCAACCCGCTGCGTTTTTTCCGCAAGGTGTGGCCGGTATTGACGTTTGCCTTCACCAGCCGCTCCAGCGCCGCGTCGATCCCGCTGAGCATTGAAGCGCAGACCCGTCGCCTGGGTATCCCGCAGTCTATCGCCGGTTTCGCCGCCTCGTTTGGCGCGACCATTGGCCAGAACGGTTGCGCGGGCCTTTATCCCGCGATGTTGGCGGTGATGGTCGCGCCAACCGTGGGCATCAACCCGCTGGACCCGCTGTGGATCGCGACGCTGGTGGCGATTGTGACCTTAAGTTCGGCAGGTGTTGCAGGCGTGGGCGGCGGGGCGACATTTGCCGCGCTGATCGTACTGCCGGCCATGGGGTTGCCGGTGTCACTGGTGGCGCTGCTGATTTCCGTGGAGCCGCTGATCGACATGGGCCGCACGGCGTTGAACGTGAACGGTTCGATGACGGCGGGGGCAATTACCAGCCAGATCATGGGCCAGACGGATAAGGAATTGTTGAATGCGGATGAGCATGCGGAATTAGCGCAGGCCTGAAGCCAAGAACTGTAGTGAGCGGGCTTGCCCCGCGCGGGGCGGCTTCGCCACCCAGCGCGGGGCAAGCCCGCTCACTACAAGAAGTTAGATTTTTTCCCAGACCTCGAAGTTGTACGCTGGCTTATCGCCTTCAGCTGGGTTCTCCAGATTTGAAACCAGCTTCCACTGGTCCGCATCAAACTCCGGAAACCATGCGTCCCCTTCCGGGCTCAACGCCACCCGCGTCAAATACAACCGATCCGCCTGCTCCAGCCCCTGCGCATACAACTGCGCCCCACCGATCAGCATCAGCTCATCCACGCCCTGCTCCAGCGCCCACGCCTCAGCGCGTTCAACCGCAGCCTCCAATGACGGAAAAACTTCCGCACCTTCAAGCGCCAGATCGGTCTGACGGCTAACCACAAGATTCAAGCGCCCCGGCAGCGGTCGGCCCAGAGAATCCCAGGTCTTGCGCCCCATGATGATCGGCTTGCCGAGCGTAGTGGCTTTGAAATATTTGAAATCCCCCGGCAAGTGCCAGGGCATGCTGTTGTCGACGCCGATCACGCGGTTTTCACCGAGGGCTGCGATCAGGCTTAAAGGGAGAGTTTTTTTCATGGCGACGAGAATACCAGAGGCGCAGGCCAGCGGTTATGCTCCACGTTCACTTGCTCAACAGGACGGCGCGTGACTGCACTGAACCCCCTGCAAAAACTCTGGCTGACAGAAACCGTGCGCCTGCGTGAAGAACACGCCGGCCCGCTGGAAGACCTGGAAGCCAACCGCCTGGCCCGCTCGGCCGGTGGCGACTTGCCGACGCGCATTCAACAGCGCGCCCTGCACCTGGCCGAGCGTGATGGCCTGACCGCCGCGCTCACGCGCTGGCTGCAAGGTGCGCGCCTGGCGCTGGTGCTGCTGGTGATCGTCGCCGTGATCAGTGGCGCCGGCCTTGCCTTTGCGGCAATGGGCAACGGCCTGACCCCGGTGAATGTGTTCTGGGCCTTGGGCAGCCTGCTTGGTTTGAACCTCATCCTGTTGATCAGTTGGGCCCTGGGCCTGCTGTTTGCCGGCGAACACAGCGCCAGTCTTGGGCGCCTGTGGCTGTGGCTCAGCGAGAAGCTCGCGCGTGACGCCAAGGCTGCACAGCTGGCACCAGCGCTGTTGCTGCTGTTGCAGCGCCAGAAACTCAATCGCTGGGCGGTCGGTGTGCTGGTCAACAGCCTGTGGTTGTTGGCGTTGCTCAGCGCCATGGTGATTCTTCTTACGCTACTTGCCACCCGCCGTTACGGCTTCGTGTGGGAAACCACCATTCTTGGCGCCGACACCTTCGTCGCCGTCACCCAGGCCCTCAGCACCTTGCCGGCTATGCTGGGTTTCAACGTGCCGACCGTCGATATGATCCGCGCCAGCGGCGATTCCGCGCTGAATATCGAAAGCGCCCGCCAAGCCTGGGCCGCCTGGCTGGTGGGCGTGCTGCTCGTCTATGGCCTGCTGCCTCGCTTGGCCCTCGCCCTGCTGTGCCTGTGGCGCTGGAAACGCGGGCGCGCCGCCCTGCGCCTGGACCTCAACCTGCCCGGCTACAGCCAGCTGCGCGAACGCCTCATGCCGAGCAGTGAGCGCCTCGGGGTCAACGACGCAGCGCCGGAACAACTGCACCACGTCAGCGGGGGTGTCAGTGAATTGGAAAGCGAAGGCGCGCTGCTGGTCGCCATCGAACTGGACGACCGGCACACTTGGCCGCCCAAACTGCCCGCCAGCGTGAAAAACGCCGGCATTCTCGACAGCCGCGAATCACGCAACAAGCTGCTGGAGCAGCTCACGCGCTTCCCTCCTGCACGCCTGGCCATCGCTTGCGACCCGCGCCGCTCGCCGGACCGTGGCAGCCTCGCGCTGATCGCCGAACTCGCGCGCAGCGCCACCGCCACCCGCGTCTGGCTGCTGCAAGCACCGCCCGGCCAGGCGCTGGACGCCGAGCGCCTGGG
Encoded proteins:
- a CDS encoding DUF2868 domain-containing protein, producing MTALNPLQKLWLTETVRLREEHAGPLEDLEANRLARSAGGDLPTRIQQRALHLAERDGLTAALTRWLQGARLALVLLVIVAVISGAGLAFAAMGNGLTPVNVFWALGSLLGLNLILLISWALGLLFAGEHSASLGRLWLWLSEKLARDAKAAQLAPALLLLLQRQKLNRWAVGVLVNSLWLLALLSAMVILLTLLATRRYGFVWETTILGADTFVAVTQALSTLPAMLGFNVPTVDMIRASGDSALNIESARQAWAAWLVGVLLVYGLLPRLALALLCLWRWKRGRAALRLDLNLPGYSQLRERLMPSSERLGVNDAAPEQLHHVSGGVSELESEGALLVAIELDDRHTWPPKLPASVKNAGILDSRESRNKLLEQLTRFPPARLAIACDPRRSPDRGSLALIAELARSATATRVWLLQAPPGQALDAERLGDWHAALQQLELPFADCAPLNWLETGHD
- a CDS encoding dihydrofolate reductase; the encoded protein is MKKTLPLSLIAALGENRVIGVDNSMPWHLPGDFKYFKATTLGKPIIMGRKTWDSLGRPLPGRLNLVVSRQTDLALEGAEVFPSLEAAVERAEAWALEQGVDELMLIGGAQLYAQGLEQADRLYLTRVALSPEGDAWFPEFDADQWKLVSNLENPAEGDKPAYNFEVWEKI